A portion of the Colius striatus isolate bColStr4 chromosome 1, bColStr4.1.hap1, whole genome shotgun sequence genome contains these proteins:
- the LOC133627944 gene encoding transmembrane protein 140-like produces the protein MDLLQQRCAGRLLCRLILLESVVTLALMLYALLWEAGNLVDLPDKRIGFYNFSLWNETAGELQCLDYEHLQVMGISLPGMVLATICVYGCLVFSTFYTICVAYVECTEDREGWKVIRIMPTIKTIILSGGLGTFLFQTWHWIHLSDFTGGFLALLGTQALLLLQILTVTKCLSWVGTATLHARLANDCSLTVVDSLTGWAGYTICAACTEPAGRLPRLLTPERAAP, from the exons ATGGATCTGCTGCAACAGAGGTGTGCTGGGCGCTTGCTCTGCAGGCTGATCCTCCTTGAGTCTGTGGTGACCTTGGCCTTGATGCTCTACGCACTGCTGTGGGAAGCCGGCAACCTGGTTGACCTCCCTGACAAACGCATTGGCTTTTACAACTTCTCCCTGTGGAATGAGacagctggggagctgcagtgcctggACTACGAGCATTTGCAGGTGATGGGCATCAGCCTACCAGGAATGGTGCTAGCCACGATTTGTGTGTATGGCTGCCTGGTCTTCAGTACCTTCTACACCATTTGTGTTGCTTATGTGGAGTGCACAGAGGACAGAGAGGGCTGGAAGGTGATCCGCATCATGCCCACCATCAAGACAATAATCCTGTCTGGTGGCCTGGGTACGTTTCTTTTCCAAACCTGGCACTGGATTCACCTCTCTGACTTCACTGGGGGCTTCCTGGCACTGCTTGGGACTCAGGCTCTGCTACTGCTCCAAATTCTCACTGTCACTAAGTGCCTCAGCTGGGTGGGCACGGCCACTTTACACGCACGGCTCGCTAACGACTGTTCTCTGACCGTCGTGGACAGCTTGACCGGGTGGGCTGGTTACACTATATGCGCGGCTTGTACCG AGCCCGCGGGGCGCCTCCCGCGGCTGCTCACCCCAGAGCGGGCTGCGCCGTAA